A window from Corvus cornix cornix isolate S_Up_H32 chromosome 8, ASM73873v5, whole genome shotgun sequence encodes these proteins:
- the TMED5 gene encoding transmembrane emp24 domain-containing protein 5 has protein sequence MGPRLLLVPLGCLALLLLPLPPPGAAEFSPSLDSDFTFTLPAGRKECFYQPMRKEASLELEYQVLDGAGLDVDFHLLSPKGETLVFDERKSDGVHTVETEDGDYMFCFDNTFSTISEKVIFFELILDNMGEDGQDEEDWKKYVTGTDLLDMKLEDILESINSVKARLSKSVQIQTLLRAFEARDRNIQESNFDRVNFWSMVNLGVMVVVSAVQVYMLKSLFEDKRKSRT, from the exons ATGGGGCCgcggctgctgctggtgccgcTCGGGTGCCTcgcgctgctgctgctgccgctgccgccgcccggcgccgccgagttcagcccttccctggacagcGACTTCACGTTCACGCTGCCCGCCGGCCGCAAGGAGTGCTTCTACCAGCCCATGCGCAAGGAGGCCTCGCTGGAGCTCGAGTACCAG GTTCTGGATGGAGCAGGATTAGATGTTGATTTTCATCTGCTGTCCCCGAAAGGTGAAACTCTAGTTTTtgatgaaagaaaatcagatgGAGTTCATAC GGTGGAAACAGAAGATGGAGATTACATGTTCTGCTTTGACAACACATTCAGTACCATTTCTGAAAAGGTGATTTTCTTTGAATTGATCCTGGACAATATGGGAGAAGATGGACAAGATGAGGAAGACTGGAAGAAGTATGTTACAGGCACAGATCTCCTAGACATGAAATTGGAAGATATTCTG GAATCCATCAACAGTGTCAAAGCCAGATTAAGCAAAAGTGTCCAAATTCAGACCCTGCTCAGAGCATTTGAGGCTCGTGACCGAAACATACAAGAAAGCAACTTCGACAGAGTGAATTTCTGGTCCATGGTCAACTTGGGAGTAATGGTGGTGGTATCAGCTGTTCAGGTTTACATGTTGAAAAGTCTCTTTGAAGATAAGAGGAAAAGTAGAACTTAA